The Methanoculleus marisnigri JR1 genome window below encodes:
- a CDS encoding LeuD/DmdB family oxidoreductase small subunit codes for MQGAGPAICLGNDIDTDLIIAGRYLRTKDRSVWAEHAFEDLDPALAPRLSGSVIVAGKNMGCGSSREQAVVALREAGVVAVVAESFARIFFRNAVNVGLPVIEAPVACTDGARVAFDLDGGWVEVDGKRYPARPLSEKMVAILRSGGLVPYWRSWR; via the coding sequence ATGCAGGGTGCCGGACCGGCAATCTGTCTCGGGAACGACATCGACACCGACCTCATCATCGCCGGCCGCTACCTCCGGACGAAAGACCGCTCGGTCTGGGCGGAGCACGCCTTCGAGGACCTCGACCCGGCGCTCGCCCCCCGCCTTTCGGGATCGGTCATCGTCGCCGGAAAGAACATGGGCTGCGGGTCGTCCCGCGAGCAGGCGGTGGTCGCCCTCCGCGAGGCGGGTGTCGTCGCGGTCGTCGCGGAGTCGTTCGCCCGCATCTTCTTTCGGAACGCCGTCAACGTCGGCCTGCCGGTGATCGAGGCCCCCGTCGCCTGCACCGACGGCGCCCGCGTCGCCTTCGACCTCGATGGCGGGTGGGTCGAGGTTGACGGGAAGCGTTATCCCGCTCGCCCGCTCTCGGAGAAGATGGTCGCCATCCTCCGGTCCGGGGGGCTGGTTCCCTACTGGAGGTCGTGGCGATGA
- a CDS encoding DUF7714 family protein — translation MIFPPHCKFVGSANGTPCGKRAYFLSRYLVRETAEGTEVIEVETDPNGTGLMRNVLSARVVASGDDVYRYPERVNVQDRTFLVQEAMRSGYRCTVFCGHGEQTTFVLDPDLSAFLRIHVYDITPPRPHLSATLGDLERTGLFGDLEVVFEHHVRDIREIKADVYPCRAAGFPRTVDADPLRPGDRVAGCLTARELLRECYGEGVRVENICPLESVAAEPFIARCCRSERAGLGLRNGLFGAVVHWGASSWEIAEAAREVATAWRKQNGEGSGR, via the coding sequence ATGATCTTCCCGCCCCACTGCAAGTTCGTCGGGTCCGCGAACGGCACCCCGTGCGGGAAGCGGGCCTACTTCCTCTCGCGCTACCTTGTCCGGGAGACCGCCGAAGGCACGGAGGTCATCGAGGTGGAGACCGACCCGAACGGGACCGGCCTGATGAGAAATGTCCTCTCGGCCCGGGTGGTCGCTTCCGGCGACGATGTCTACCGCTACCCGGAACGCGTGAACGTTCAGGATCGAACATTCTTAGTACAGGAAGCAATGCGGTCCGGGTACCGGTGCACCGTGTTCTGCGGCCACGGCGAACAGACCACGTTCGTGCTCGACCCGGACCTCTCGGCCTTCCTCCGCATCCACGTCTACGACATCACCCCGCCCCGTCCGCACCTCTCGGCAACGCTCGGCGACCTCGAGAGAACCGGGCTCTTCGGCGACCTCGAGGTCGTCTTCGAACACCACGTCCGGGACATCCGCGAGATCAAAGCCGACGTCTACCCCTGCCGGGCGGCCGGATTCCCCCGCACCGTCGACGCGGACCCGCTCCGGCCCGGCGACCGCGTGGCGGGATGCCTGACGGCACGGGAACTGCTGCGGGAGTGCTACGGCGAGGGGGTTCGCGTGGAGAACATCTGCCCGCTTGAATCGGTGGCGGCCGAGCCGTTCATCGCCCGGTGCTGCCGGAGCGAGCGGGCCGGGCTCGGGCTCAGGAACGGCCTCTTTGGCGCGGTGGTACACTGGGGGGCGTCGTCGTGGGAGATCGCGGAGGCGGCAAGAGAGGTCGCAACCGCGTGGAGGAAGCAGAATGGTGAAGGTAGCGGTCGTTGA
- a CDS encoding isocitrate/isopropylmalate dehydrogenase family protein, with protein MVKVAVVEGDGIGREVVPVARDILAAVRPDIEFFDVEVGYGRWERTGSACDEETIAALRSADAILFGAITTPPDPGYRSVLMQIRRALDLYANVRPIRGEGVDVVIVRENTEGLYSGIEWTEPDRACTVRVVSRRGSERIARYACTLAKSRRHLTVGNKANVLKSDCLFVEACTAEAARAGVPCTFCYIDALCLDLLMHPDRYDVIVTTNIFGDILSDAAAYLVGGLGLLPSANIGEGHALFEPVHGSAPDIADKNVANPIAAIRSGAMLLSHLGDPASAAAVEEAVDRVLRAGIRTPDLGGAAGTREFGAAVLREVGRGKA; from the coding sequence ATGGTGAAGGTAGCGGTCGTTGAGGGCGACGGCATCGGGCGCGAGGTCGTCCCGGTCGCCCGCGACATCCTCGCGGCCGTGCGCCCGGATATCGAGTTCTTCGACGTCGAGGTGGGATACGGCCGGTGGGAGCGGACCGGGAGCGCCTGCGACGAGGAGACGATCGCCGCTCTCCGGTCGGCGGACGCAATCCTCTTCGGGGCAATCACGACCCCGCCCGACCCCGGCTACCGGAGCGTTCTCATGCAGATCCGCCGTGCTCTCGACCTCTACGCGAACGTCCGCCCGATCCGGGGCGAGGGGGTCGACGTCGTCATCGTGCGGGAGAACACCGAAGGGCTCTACTCCGGCATCGAGTGGACGGAGCCTGATCGCGCCTGCACCGTCCGGGTCGTCTCCCGCCGGGGGAGCGAACGGATCGCCCGCTACGCCTGCACTCTCGCGAAGTCCCGCCGCCACCTCACCGTCGGCAACAAGGCGAACGTCTTAAAGTCGGACTGCCTCTTCGTCGAGGCCTGCACCGCGGAGGCCGCCCGGGCGGGGGTTCCCTGCACCTTCTGCTACATCGACGCGCTCTGCCTCGATCTCCTGATGCACCCGGACCGCTACGACGTGATCGTGACGACCAACATCTTCGGCGACATCCTCTCCGACGCCGCCGCCTACCTTGTCGGGGGGCTCGGGCTGCTCCCGAGCGCCAATATCGGGGAGGGGCACGCTCTCTTCGAGCCCGTCCACGGCAGCGCTCCCGACATCGCGGACAAAAACGTCGCAAACCCCATTGCGGCCATCCGGAGCGGAGCGATGCTGCTCTCCCACCTCGGCGATCCCGCATCCGCGGCGGCCGTGGAGGAGGCCGTCGACCGGGTGCTTCGTGCAGGCATCCGGACACCCGACCTCGGCGGAGCCGCCGGCACCCGGGAGTTCGGGGCGGCGGTGCTCCGCGAGGTCGGGCGGGGGAAGGCCTAA
- a CDS encoding deoxyribonuclease IV: MVLVGCHVSIAGSIDRAVGRALDAGCDTFQIFSRNPRGWKVKDLDPGLAGAFRAAVSASGIGPVVDHMPYLPNPASPDAEIYEKSVAALAGELRRCSLLGIPYLVTHLGHHRGAGMEAGQERVVAAINRAFEDAGESDVMLLLENTAGEKNSVGTTVDNLSRIVDGIDAKERVGICFDTCHAFAAGYDLRTAEGVDAVLGEIDDAIDLSRLRVVHLNDCKGDLGSGLDRHEHIGLGRIGEDGFRHILRHPAVRRLPLICETPVDERRSDTGNIAKVRELAGA; the protein is encoded by the coding sequence ATGGTGCTGGTGGGATGCCACGTCTCCATCGCCGGCTCGATCGACCGTGCGGTCGGGCGGGCCCTTGACGCGGGCTGCGATACGTTTCAGATCTTTTCCCGAAACCCCCGCGGCTGGAAGGTGAAAGACCTCGACCCGGGCCTGGCCGGGGCCTTCAGGGCGGCGGTGAGTGCGTCGGGGATCGGCCCGGTCGTCGACCACATGCCCTACCTCCCGAACCCGGCCTCGCCCGATGCCGAGATCTACGAAAAATCGGTCGCGGCGCTTGCCGGGGAACTCCGGCGGTGCTCTCTCCTCGGGATACCTTACTTGGTGACCCACCTCGGGCACCACCGCGGCGCCGGGATGGAAGCGGGGCAGGAGCGGGTCGTTGCCGCCATCAACCGGGCGTTTGAAGACGCCGGGGAGAGCGACGTGATGCTCCTCCTCGAGAACACCGCCGGGGAGAAGAACAGCGTGGGGACGACCGTCGACAACCTCTCGCGGATCGTGGACGGGATCGATGCGAAAGAGAGGGTCGGGATCTGTTTCGACACCTGCCACGCGTTCGCCGCCGGCTACGACCTCCGGACCGCGGAGGGGGTCGATGCGGTCTTAGGGGAGATCGACGACGCGATTGATCTATCCCGTCTCCGGGTCGTCCACCTCAACGACTGCAAGGGGGATCTCGGGAGCGGGCTCGACCGGCACGAGCACATCGGGCTCGGGAGGATCGGGGAGGATGGGTTCCGGCATATCCTCCGCCATCCGGCCGTCCGCCGCCTCCCCCTCATCTGCGAGACGCCGGTCGACGAGCGGCGGAGCGATACCGGGAATATCGCGAAGGTCCGTGAACTTGCAGGAGCCTGA
- a CDS encoding PKD domain-containing protein — protein sequence MAEINVLIVVCTVIAVGLLASPAMAGERAPGDTVSICIDGGSQEHPDIDGNMVVWEDGRNGKSIYYSSGPGSAGRKVAGEGTGQRYPSVSGDYIVWEENRNMSPDIYFFEISGGVTTALTEDPADQRMPVVHGEHVVWYDARGGSTDICLYEIGTGSETFLSCSPVTEWKPALSERYVVWEENTGNGDIWLYDIWNGDKQPITQDNRRQTYPSISGSRIVWEDYRNGAPDIYLFDLDNPAAGEQRITDDPREQVSPAIDGDLIAWEDRRDGTWNVYICDLAAGKDKQMPVAPSATEQLYPAVSGDRVVWQNGRDSGSDIYAFTYFSGAVPVAEFSADPTEGGAALNVWFIDQSAGDPDAWEWDFGDGNTSTSQYSWHFYEIPGNYTVSLTVHNAFGSDTVTKTDLIHVGPPEPPVISFRGEPLSGPAPLMVYFYGDLPDYATAWLWDFGDGETSTHRDTRHRYDRPGVYNVSLTCDNAGASATHMEYGYITVYSATPTPTVTPTATVNVTPTATQTATPTATQKSASGGGGGGGGGGGGGSAPVNPGWSTQKSTPTPTPTVTAKPTPREADSGRLHLGETGLVDQAARIGSADGIATLTIAEGVRAVDAAGNPLRAVTLAALGAADVPAVPGAYAFAGYAWITGPEGAIFSPPATLSFNFTEEQWDAVYNGSVQDGLVVQRYDRSANTWEEVPTTVLPETRSVTAVVSHFSIYALFAAAPGDGAAQAVAADTGTKPVAREIPYAHLIPGLLALVIAGAGAFLYFRKEEP from the coding sequence ATGGCCGAAATTAACGTGCTGATTGTTGTCTGTACCGTCATTGCCGTCGGGCTGCTGGCATCGCCTGCCATGGCCGGGGAGAGGGCCCCGGGAGATACAGTTTCGATCTGTATCGATGGAGGATCGCAGGAGCACCCCGACATTGACGGAAATATGGTCGTCTGGGAGGACGGCAGGAACGGAAAGTCGATCTACTATTCGAGCGGCCCCGGCAGCGCGGGGCGGAAGGTTGCGGGCGAGGGGACGGGGCAGAGGTACCCGTCCGTCTCGGGGGATTACATCGTCTGGGAGGAGAACCGGAACATGAGCCCGGATATCTACTTCTTCGAGATATCGGGTGGCGTGACGACGGCGCTCACCGAAGACCCTGCCGACCAGCGGATGCCCGTCGTTCACGGAGAGCATGTGGTCTGGTACGATGCCCGGGGCGGGAGCACGGACATCTGCCTCTATGAGATCGGAACCGGCAGCGAGACCTTCCTCTCCTGCTCGCCGGTGACCGAATGGAAGCCCGCGCTCTCGGAGAGGTACGTCGTCTGGGAGGAGAACACCGGGAATGGAGATATCTGGCTGTACGATATCTGGAACGGGGATAAGCAGCCGATTACGCAGGATAACCGGCGGCAGACCTACCCGTCGATATCGGGGAGCCGGATCGTCTGGGAGGACTACCGGAACGGGGCTCCCGACATCTACCTCTTCGATCTCGACAACCCTGCCGCCGGAGAGCAGAGGATCACCGACGATCCCAGAGAGCAGGTCTCCCCGGCGATCGATGGTGACCTCATCGCCTGGGAGGACAGGCGGGACGGAACCTGGAACGTTTACATCTGCGACCTCGCCGCAGGGAAGGATAAGCAGATGCCGGTCGCTCCTTCCGCGACCGAACAGCTCTACCCCGCCGTCAGCGGTGACCGGGTCGTCTGGCAGAACGGCCGTGACAGCGGATCGGATATCTACGCCTTCACCTACTTCAGCGGAGCGGTCCCGGTGGCGGAGTTCTCGGCAGACCCGACCGAAGGAGGGGCGGCGCTCAACGTCTGGTTCATCGACCAGTCAGCCGGCGATCCGGACGCCTGGGAATGGGACTTCGGCGACGGGAACACCTCGACCTCGCAGTATTCGTGGCACTTCTACGAGATCCCGGGGAACTACACCGTCTCGCTCACGGTGCATAACGCGTTCGGGTCCGACACCGTCACGAAGACCGATCTCATTCACGTAGGTCCCCCGGAACCGCCGGTTATCAGCTTCCGGGGGGAACCGTTGTCGGGGCCTGCGCCTCTTATGGTCTATTTTTACGGTGATTTACCAGATTACGCGACGGCCTGGCTCTGGGACTTCGGTGACGGCGAGACATCGACACACCGGGACACGCGTCACCGTTACGATCGTCCCGGTGTTTACAACGTCTCCCTGACCTGTGACAACGCGGGAGCCAGCGCGACGCACATGGAGTACGGCTACATCACCGTCTATTCCGCAACTCCGACCCCGACCGTGACCCCGACTGCAACGGTTAACGTGACGCCGACCGCGACACAGACTGCAACCCCGACCGCGACGCAGAAGTCCGCGAGCGGCGGCGGAGGGGGAGGAGGCGGTGGGGGTGGCGGCGGCTCCGCCCCGGTCAACCCCGGCTGGAGCACGCAAAAGTCCACCCCCACGCCTACCCCCACCGTGACGGCGAAGCCCACTCCCCGTGAAGCCGACTCCGGCCGCCTGCACCTCGGGGAGACCGGCCTCGTCGATCAGGCCGCCAGGATCGGTTCGGCCGACGGTATTGCGACCCTCACGATCGCGGAGGGTGTCCGTGCTGTCGATGCCGCCGGCAACCCGCTTCGTGCGGTGACCCTTGCGGCGCTTGGTGCGGCCGACGTGCCCGCGGTGCCCGGCGCGTACGCGTTTGCCGGGTACGCCTGGATCACCGGGCCGGAGGGGGCGATCTTCTCCCCGCCGGCGACCCTCTCGTTCAACTTCACAGAGGAGCAGTGGGACGCCGTCTACAACGGCAGCGTGCAGGACGGGCTCGTGGTGCAGCGATACGACCGGTCGGCCAACACCTGGGAGGAGGTTCCCACCACCGTCCTCCCGGAGACCCGGAGCGTCACAGCCGTTGTCTCTCACTTCAGCATCTACGCGCTCTTTGCCGCGGCACCCGGAGACGGCGCGGCACAGGCGGTCGCCGCCGATACCGGCACGAAACCCGTGGCCCGCGAGATCCCGTACGCGCATCTCATCCCCGGCCTGCTTGCCCTCGTCATCGCAGGGGCCGGGGCCTTCCTCTACTTCCGGAAGGAAGAGCCCTGA
- a CDS encoding SPRY domain-containing protein, whose amino-acid sequence MTENVRDFWKSGAILAALLIAAVLPAGIVSASETSPEVAWNVTFAPESNNKFDAVEPTADGGFIALGSTLAERYGGSESLLLVKTDGEGNEVWNATFAEISPASVAETAGGGYIVAAFNVSSSGSDQDLAYEGTSFLIRADANGTEEWRQSLPGMKISSVEETADGGYVAIGWLWNPPGSENETAAVIVKTDGDGTPAWNRTFPGTAANAGIATADGGYVLGGTSSPFTYDIGDGFLISLDADGNTLWHENYQVPVIFDVEETDDGRFVYSGNYWYGLVDREGEEVWLRNMEGLTGYAVALRPEGGYVVAGTDARSGEGFVFGTDADGTILWNTAFTATGIYGASSAPDGYTLAGIRFLSSDTSAAWLAGITEPVNPAPTAAPGFGAAAAGAALLLLLAGRRRRG is encoded by the coding sequence ATGACGGAAAATGTCCGAGACTTCTGGAAGTCGGGGGCGATCCTCGCGGCACTGCTGATTGCGGCGGTGCTGCCGGCAGGGATCGTCTCCGCGAGCGAGACCTCACCGGAGGTCGCCTGGAACGTGACGTTCGCGCCGGAGAGCAACAACAAGTTCGACGCCGTCGAACCGACCGCGGACGGCGGCTTCATCGCTCTCGGCTCAACCCTTGCGGAGAGGTACGGGGGGAGCGAGAGCCTGCTCCTCGTGAAGACGGACGGCGAGGGGAACGAGGTATGGAACGCGACTTTCGCGGAGATTTCGCCCGCTTCCGTTGCGGAAACTGCCGGCGGGGGCTACATCGTTGCCGCCTTCAACGTATCCTCGTCAGGGTCGGACCAGGACCTCGCCTACGAGGGCACCTCGTTCCTGATCCGGGCCGACGCCAACGGGACGGAGGAGTGGCGGCAGTCCCTGCCGGGAATGAAGATCTCGTCCGTCGAGGAGACCGCGGACGGCGGCTACGTCGCGATAGGATGGCTCTGGAACCCGCCCGGATCGGAGAACGAGACGGCGGCGGTCATCGTGAAGACCGACGGTGACGGCACGCCCGCCTGGAACCGGACGTTCCCCGGCACTGCCGCGAACGCAGGAATCGCGACCGCCGACGGGGGCTACGTCCTCGGCGGCACTTCGTCGCCCTTCACCTACGACATCGGCGACGGCTTCCTCATCAGCCTCGACGCCGACGGGAACACGCTCTGGCATGAGAACTACCAGGTCCCGGTCATCTTCGACGTCGAGGAGACCGATGACGGGCGGTTCGTCTACTCGGGCAACTACTGGTACGGCCTCGTCGACAGAGAAGGAGAGGAGGTCTGGCTCCGGAATATGGAGGGGCTGACCGGATACGCCGTCGCCCTGCGGCCCGAAGGCGGGTATGTGGTTGCGGGCACGGACGCACGGAGCGGAGAAGGGTTCGTCTTCGGAACCGATGCGGACGGGACGATCCTGTGGAACACGGCGTTCACCGCTACCGGGATCTACGGGGCCAGCAGCGCTCCCGATGGATACACCCTCGCGGGCATCCGGTTCCTCTCGTCCGACACCAGCGCCGCCTGGCTGGCCGGGATCACGGAGCCGGTGAACCCCGCCCCGACGGCGGCACCGGGCTTCGGTGCGGCGGCTGCCGGGGCGGCGCTGCTCCTCCTCCTGGCGGGAAGGAGACGGAGAGGGTAA
- the endA gene encoding tRNA-intron lyase, with product MLAIFDGTWVRLGGEGRALYEQGGYGRPEGRGLRLSPEEALYLMERNKIDVKDFGFDALLGLFAGQPNFIRRYLVYRDIRERGYVIQPGPQDFRVFRRGHKPGAGKSRYLIRVLSERDIVDFDRLSQDVVAAVNMRKQYLLAVVDDEDELTYYEVRVQDLPGVGEPAGCTTPVEATLFGTYALAHLPPGTPLEEDWYGKRLDTERLLLRPVESIYLMRRGCLSITQDEEPMAAEQFLDAAAEKDVEIREKERVFSDLREKGYIPRTGYKFGHHFRVYSGKKSHSEMLVHAVPSGTSTPMSAVSRSVRLAHSVKKKMLFACIYNTDIRYVEFARIKL from the coding sequence GTGTTGGCGATATTCGACGGAACCTGGGTACGCCTCGGCGGTGAAGGGCGGGCGCTCTACGAGCAGGGCGGCTACGGCAGGCCCGAGGGACGCGGCCTCCGCCTCTCTCCCGAAGAGGCGCTCTACCTCATGGAACGAAACAAGATCGACGTGAAAGACTTCGGTTTTGACGCCCTGCTCGGCCTCTTTGCCGGCCAGCCGAACTTCATCCGCAGGTACCTCGTCTACCGCGACATCCGCGAGCGAGGATACGTGATCCAGCCCGGCCCGCAGGATTTCCGCGTCTTCCGCCGCGGCCACAAGCCCGGCGCCGGGAAGTCCCGGTACCTGATCCGGGTCCTCTCCGAGCGCGACATCGTCGACTTCGACCGGTTAAGCCAGGACGTGGTCGCTGCGGTCAACATGCGCAAGCAGTACCTCCTCGCGGTCGTCGACGACGAGGACGAACTGACCTACTACGAGGTGCGGGTACAGGACCTTCCCGGAGTCGGGGAGCCTGCGGGGTGCACAACACCGGTGGAGGCCACGCTCTTCGGGACATACGCGCTCGCCCACCTGCCGCCGGGAACCCCGCTCGAGGAGGACTGGTACGGCAAGAGACTCGATACCGAACGGCTGCTCCTCCGCCCGGTCGAGTCGATCTACCTCATGCGCAGAGGCTGTCTCTCGATCACGCAGGATGAGGAACCGATGGCCGCAGAGCAGTTCCTCGATGCGGCGGCAGAAAAGGACGTCGAGATACGGGAGAAGGAGCGGGTCTTCTCAGACCTCCGGGAGAAGGGCTACATCCCGAGAACCGGGTACAAGTTCGGCCACCACTTCCGCGTCTACTCCGGGAAGAAGAGCCATTCCGAGATGCTCGTCCATGCCGTTCCGTCCGGGACGTCCACGCCGATGAGCGCCGTCTCCCGCTCGGTCAGGCTTGCTCACAGCGTCAAAAAGAAGATGTTGTTTGCCTGCATATATAACACCGATATCAGATACGTCGAATTCGCCCGAATAAAACTGTGA
- a CDS encoding tryptophan--tRNA ligase, with product MHSEVNPWSNNQTVDVDRLFAEFGIEPVSEVARRLPEVPSFMRRGIVVGHRDYNLVADAIRNRTPFHVLTGFMPSGLPHLGHLMVMKEVVWHVRQGGNGYVAVADREAHAVRGISWEKCREYGKEYLKALYALGFEGKTYYQSRNDRLKDLAFEASTKVNFSELAAIYGFGPETSLSHAVSVITQVADILFPQLDAGPAPTIVPVGLDQDPHIRLTRDVAYKLRQFTVEDRGDHISVRSKNAPEEALEAVHRTFPGSKKYAGHVDVTGLPQARVEDAVREIEIAHGGFGFYLPSSTYHIFMPGLQGGKMSSSVPESSFGFYESDKSIRKKVMAAKTGGRMTLEEQKRLGGEPDACSVYLLNLFHMLEDDVELADLRRRCESGELTCGQCKKETLERVQAFLSELRDKMDSVEHLAEEV from the coding sequence ATGCATTCAGAAGTGAACCCGTGGTCGAATAACCAGACCGTTGATGTAGATCGACTGTTCGCCGAGTTCGGCATCGAGCCGGTCAGTGAGGTCGCACGAAGGCTTCCCGAGGTACCGTCGTTTATGCGCAGGGGTATCGTCGTCGGGCACCGGGACTACAACCTGGTCGCCGACGCCATCCGGAACCGCACCCCGTTTCACGTGCTGACCGGGTTCATGCCCTCGGGACTCCCGCACCTCGGGCACCTGATGGTCATGAAAGAGGTCGTCTGGCACGTCCGGCAGGGCGGGAACGGCTACGTCGCCGTCGCCGACCGGGAGGCGCACGCGGTCCGCGGCATATCGTGGGAGAAGTGCCGCGAGTACGGGAAGGAGTACCTCAAGGCTCTCTACGCGCTTGGATTCGAGGGTAAGACCTACTACCAGAGCAGGAACGACCGCTTGAAGGATCTCGCGTTCGAGGCGTCCACGAAGGTGAACTTCTCGGAGCTCGCTGCGATCTATGGGTTCGGGCCGGAGACATCGCTCTCCCACGCCGTGAGCGTCATCACCCAGGTCGCCGACATCCTCTTCCCGCAGCTCGATGCCGGCCCCGCGCCGACGATCGTCCCGGTCGGCCTCGACCAGGACCCGCACATCCGGCTCACCCGGGACGTGGCCTACAAACTCAGGCAGTTCACGGTCGAGGATCGCGGCGACCATATCAGCGTCCGGTCGAAGAACGCTCCCGAGGAGGCTCTCGAGGCCGTGCACCGCACCTTCCCCGGCTCGAAGAAGTACGCGGGCCACGTGGACGTCACAGGCCTTCCGCAGGCGCGGGTGGAGGACGCCGTCCGCGAGATCGAGATCGCACACGGCGGGTTCGGGTTCTACCTCCCCTCGTCGACCTACCACATCTTCATGCCCGGGCTCCAGGGCGGGAAGATGTCGAGCAGCGTGCCCGAGAGTTCGTTCGGGTTCTACGAGTCCGACAAGTCGATCAGGAAGAAGGTCATGGCGGCGAAGACCGGCGGACGGATGACGCTCGAGGAGCAGAAGCGTCTCGGGGGCGAGCCGGACGCCTGCTCGGTCTATCTCCTGAATCTCTTCCACATGCTCGAGGACGACGTGGAACTCGCCGACCTGCGCCGCCGGTGCGAGAGCGGCGAACTCACCTGCGGGCAGTGCAAGAAGGAGACGCTGGAGCGCGTGCAGGCGTTCCTTTCGGAGTTGCGGGATAAGATGGATTCGGTCGAACACCTTGCAGAGGAGGTGTGA
- the pheS gene encoding phenylalanine--tRNA ligase subunit alpha, giving the protein MELTLNEKRLLVALGPMGSADAAVLAEKMDTRREAVVQYANLAGDRGLVDVEKHVARRYVPTEEGRAYMGKGLPERQVLESFEESIPMRDLQGHPLAKIAIGWMRKKGWIAITGGVVQKTGKTAPGPDEAAFVRLAEKGEIADGEGVADLAKRGLAIEEETVAYTVSITPRGRELLSQGLDLREEAGTLTREQILSGEWKSLPLRRYDVTKLPKRAYPGKVHPYQRIIDEMRRILFDMGFEEMSGGIVQSSFWNFDALFQPQDHPAREMQDTFFLGERRPLPAGYERVRDMHEHGGETSSTGWGGTWSAEKAEQCVLRTHTTSLSIQHLAAHPKPPVKAFCIGRVYRREAIDPTHLAEFEQLEGIVMDEDVNLRHLLGFLKEFYAKMGFEKVRFRPGYFPYTEPSVEPEVYVDGLGWVELGGSGIFRQEVTAPFGIEHPVLAWGLGISRVAMLRLGLRDLRHLYRSDIEWIRETPVYGGRR; this is encoded by the coding sequence GTGGAACTGACGCTGAACGAGAAGAGGCTCCTGGTTGCCCTGGGGCCGATGGGATCGGCCGACGCGGCCGTCCTTGCGGAGAAGATGGATACCCGCCGGGAAGCGGTGGTGCAGTACGCGAACCTCGCCGGTGATCGGGGGCTTGTGGACGTGGAAAAACACGTCGCCCGTCGGTACGTCCCGACAGAAGAGGGACGGGCCTACATGGGCAAAGGCCTCCCCGAGCGGCAGGTGCTCGAGAGTTTCGAGGAGTCAATCCCGATGCGGGATCTCCAGGGCCACCCGCTTGCAAAGATCGCCATCGGCTGGATGCGCAAGAAGGGCTGGATCGCGATCACGGGCGGGGTTGTACAGAAGACCGGCAAGACCGCTCCGGGCCCCGACGAAGCCGCGTTTGTCCGGCTCGCCGAAAAGGGCGAGATCGCCGACGGCGAGGGTGTTGCCGATCTCGCGAAGCGCGGGCTCGCCATTGAGGAGGAAACGGTCGCCTACACCGTCTCGATCACGCCCCGCGGCCGCGAACTCCTCAGCCAGGGCCTCGACCTGCGGGAAGAGGCGGGCACGCTCACCCGCGAGCAGATCCTCTCCGGCGAGTGGAAGTCTCTCCCCCTCCGGCGCTACGACGTCACGAAACTCCCGAAACGCGCCTACCCCGGGAAGGTGCATCCTTACCAGCGCATCATCGACGAGATGCGCCGCATCCTCTTCGACATGGGATTCGAGGAGATGTCGGGCGGGATCGTCCAGAGTTCGTTCTGGAACTTCGACGCCCTCTTCCAGCCGCAGGACCACCCGGCGCGGGAGATGCAGGACACCTTCTTCCTCGGCGAGCGCCGGCCGCTCCCGGCAGGTTACGAGCGCGTCCGCGATATGCACGAGCACGGCGGCGAGACCTCCTCGACCGGGTGGGGAGGCACCTGGAGCGCCGAGAAGGCAGAGCAGTGCGTGCTCCGGACCCACACGACGAGCCTCTCTATCCAGCACCTCGCCGCGCACCCGAAGCCGCCGGTCAAGGCCTTCTGCATCGGCCGGGTCTACCGGCGGGAGGCGATCGATCCCACGCACCTCGCAGAGTTCGAGCAGCTCGAGGGGATCGTCATGGATGAAGACGTCAACTTACGCCACCTCCTCGGTTTCCTAAAAGAGTTCTACGCCAAGATGGGCTTTGAGAAGGTCCGGTTCCGTCCCGGCTACTTCCCCTACACCGAGCCCTCCGTGGAGCCGGAGGTCTACGTCGACGGGCTCGGCTGGGTGGAACTCGGCGGGTCGGGCATCTTCCGCCAGGAGGTGACCGCCCCCTTCGGGATCGAACACCCGGTGCTCGCGTGGGGTCTCGGGATCAGCCGGGTGGCGATGCTCCGGCTCGGGCTGCGCGATCTCCGGCACCTCTACAGAAGCGACATCGAGTGGATCCGGGAGACGCCCGTCTACGGCGGGAGGCGGTAA